From a region of the Lactuca sativa cultivar Salinas chromosome 4, Lsat_Salinas_v11, whole genome shotgun sequence genome:
- the LOC111882493 gene encoding SAL1 phosphatase: MASITAVARLVNINPSSKLNPSLVSATKPLFTFFSLKSSYSPIVSSSAASLTSSRAMSYDKQLIAAKKAASLASLLCQNVQKGLLQSDVQSKSDKSPVTVADYGSQVLVSFVLQQELPSQAFSLVAEEDSGDLRKEDSQETLQRITKLVNDTIASDGTYKVSPLSESDVLTIIDCGTSEGGSNGQHWVLDPIDGTKGFLRGDQYAIALGLLDEGKVVLGVLACPNLPLESINNKNQNTLTKSSSGCLFYAQLSCGTYMESLAGSPPVKVHVSDTENPEEASFFESYEAAHSSHSLSGSIAQKLGVKAPPVRIDSQAKYGALSRGDGAIYLRFPNKGYREKIWDHAAGYIVVAEAGGVASDASGKPLDFSKGRYLDLDTGIIVTNRKLMPAVLKAVQDSLKEQALPSL, from the exons ATGGCGTCTATAACAGCAGTCGCCCGACTTGTCAATATAAACCCATCTTCAAAATTAAACCCCAGTTTAGTTTCAGCTACCAAACCACTTTTCACTTTCTTCTCACTCAAATCTTCATATTCCCCAATCGTATCATCATCCGCTGCTTCACTTACTTCTTCAAGAGCAATGTCTTACGATAAACAGCTCATTGCTGCCAAGAAAGCCGCTTCCCTTGCTTCTCTCCTATGCCAG AATGTGCAAAAAGGGCTTTTGCAATCTGATGTCCAATCAAAATCAGATAAAAGTCCTGTCACTGTGGCTGATTATG GGTCCCAAGTTCTAGTGAGCTTTGTTCTTCAACAAGAACTTCCTTCACAAGCATTCTCACTAGTGGCTGAGGAA GATTCTGGAGATCTTAGAAAAGAAGATTCTCAAGAAACCCTTCAACGTATCACGAAACTAGTGAATGATACTATAGCTAGTGATGGAACTTATAAAGTGTCTCCTTTATCTGAATCCGATGTGCTTACTATCATAGATTGTGGTACATCTGAAGGAGGGTCAAATGGTCAACACTGGGTTTTGGATCCTATTGATGGTACTAAAGG TTTCCTAAGGGGGGATCAATATGCAATAGCATTAGGTCTACTAGATGAAGGGAAAGTTGTGTTAGGTGTCCTTGCATGTCCAAATCTTCCACTAGAATCCATTAACAACAAAAATCAAAATACTCTCACTAAATCATCATCCGGATGTTTGTTCTATGCACAATTATCTTGTGGGACATACATGGAGTCGTTAGCTGGCTCGCCACCTGTCAag GTGCATGTTAGCGACACAGAAAATCCTGAAGAAGCTTCCTTCTTTGAATCATATGAAGCTGCTCATTCGTCTCATAGTTTATCTGGTTCTATAGCACAG AAATTGGGCGTGAAAGCGCCACCTGTCAGAATTGACAGCCAGGCAAAATATGGAGCTTTATCAAGAGGAGACGGTGCCATATATTTACGGTTTCCAAATAAAGGATACCGTGAGAAGATATGGGACCATGCTGCTGGATACATTGTTGTTGCAG AAGCGGGAGGTGTTGCCTCGGATGCTTCCGGAAAGCCTTTAGACTTTTCAAAAGGAAGGTATCTTGATCTGGACACAGGTATCATTGTTACCAATCGCAAACTTATGCCAGCTGTCTTGAAAGCAGTTCAAGATTCACTCAAGGAGCAAGCTTTGCCATCACtgtaa
- the LOC128133918 gene encoding uncharacterized protein LOC128133918: MERRFESDRHTIMPPNFFVSHALEEGQDWRAFMAGIATYPNFMVAWWDVDTVLLPIHSSPNHWLFGELRLASMEVHIYDSLGRGAYEKFQSEGIFSKFERRVANYLDKIKYWARRNIPRIPLNMQFIYEENVPQQSSHLGDCGVFLCMFMEQLVSGQPIRVLIDPKNAALEFRLRMAKIIWGSSLAPL; encoded by the exons atggagagacggtttgagagcgaccgacatacaataatgcctccaaatttttttgtttctcatgctttggaagaaggacaggactggagggcgtttatggctggtattgctacataccctaacttcatggttgcttggtgggatgttgatacg gtcttattgccgattcattcatcccctaatcattggctatttggggaactacgattagcgtcaatggaagtgcatatttatgacagtcttggtagaggtgcttatgaaaaattccaatccgaaggaatcttttccaaatttgaacgtcgggtggcaaattatttggacaagattaagtattgggcgcggaggaacatcccaaggattccattgaatatgcaattcatttatgaagaaaacgttccccaacaaagtagtcatttgggagattgcggtgtttttctttgtatgtttatggagcaattggtttcaggtcaaccaatacgtgttcttattgacccaaagaacgcagctttagagttccgtctccggatggcaaaaattatttgggggtctagtcttgctcctctgtag